Proteins from a single region of Streptomyces sp. HUAS 15-9:
- a CDS encoding helix-turn-helix domain-containing protein, with protein sequence MSRDHLHPAGRPATGAGAPARAAVTPDPGAETPFLELLARGAPAEAYEQPVLLARAEGRPADRIAALERAGLLALRVRSDLEGRRRREAELSALFETAHDLAGLRDLDAVLQAIVQRARSLLGTDVAYLSLNDPDRGDTYMRVTEGSVAARFQQLRLGMGEGLGGLVAQTARPYVTDDYFKDARFQHTLAIDAGVRDEGLVAILGVPLMLGPHVIGVLFAADRRARVFEREQIALLGSFAALAAAAIDTANLLTETRSALAGLERANEIIRDRSAVIERASDVHDRLAELVLRGGGVHDVAAAVSQVLPGTVEFAEADATPPRALEASRAEGHAVRHGDDWTAAVAAGGELLGALVLRGHPGLDPVDQLTLERAAMVTSLLLLARRSAAEAEQRVRGELLDDLLDARDRDPRLLRARAARLHADLDTTHVVLTARLDGPAADAEQEAAARRRLWAAAAHLAATRHGLAAARDGGTVLLLPLGPGDTATDVARRTARHLGTAVHEPVTVGASAPVADLLAHPDALATAHAEGRRCLETLRLLGRSGDGAAAEDFGFLGLLLAGERDVTGFVDRTIGPVVAYDERRGTDLLRTLDAYFACGMSPARTKDELHVHVNTVAQRLERVSRLLGDDWQGPARALEIQLALRLRRLAAPARH encoded by the coding sequence ATGTCCCGCGACCACCTGCACCCCGCCGGACGCCCCGCCACCGGTGCCGGGGCGCCGGCCCGCGCCGCCGTCACACCCGACCCCGGCGCCGAGACACCGTTCCTCGAACTGCTCGCACGCGGCGCGCCCGCGGAGGCGTACGAGCAGCCGGTGCTGCTCGCCCGCGCCGAGGGCCGCCCGGCCGACCGGATCGCCGCGCTGGAGCGGGCCGGACTCCTCGCCCTGCGGGTCCGCTCGGACCTGGAGGGACGCCGCCGCCGCGAGGCGGAGCTGTCCGCCCTCTTCGAGACAGCGCACGACCTGGCGGGCCTCAGGGACCTGGACGCGGTGCTGCAGGCGATCGTGCAGCGCGCCCGCTCCCTGCTCGGCACGGACGTCGCCTACCTCAGCCTCAACGACCCCGACCGGGGCGACACCTATATGCGGGTGACCGAGGGCTCGGTCGCGGCCCGATTCCAGCAGCTGCGCCTGGGCATGGGGGAGGGGCTCGGCGGACTCGTCGCCCAGACGGCCCGGCCGTACGTCACCGACGACTACTTCAAGGACGCCCGCTTCCAGCACACCCTCGCCATCGACGCGGGTGTGCGGGACGAGGGCCTGGTCGCCATCCTCGGCGTACCGCTGATGCTCGGACCCCATGTCATCGGCGTGCTGTTCGCCGCGGACCGGCGCGCCCGGGTCTTCGAGCGGGAGCAGATCGCCCTGCTCGGCTCGTTCGCCGCCCTCGCCGCGGCCGCCATCGACACCGCGAACCTGCTCACCGAGACCCGCTCGGCGCTCGCCGGGCTGGAGCGCGCCAACGAGATCATCCGGGACCGCAGCGCCGTCATCGAACGCGCCTCGGACGTCCACGACCGGCTCGCCGAACTCGTGCTGCGCGGCGGCGGGGTCCACGACGTCGCCGCCGCGGTGTCCCAGGTCCTCCCCGGAACCGTCGAGTTCGCCGAGGCGGACGCCACACCTCCGCGGGCGCTGGAGGCGTCCCGGGCCGAGGGGCACGCGGTGCGGCACGGGGACGACTGGACCGCCGCGGTGGCCGCGGGCGGTGAACTCCTCGGCGCCCTCGTGCTGCGCGGCCACCCGGGCCTCGACCCCGTCGACCAGCTCACCCTCGAACGTGCCGCGATGGTCACCTCGCTGCTCCTGCTCGCCCGTCGCTCCGCCGCCGAGGCCGAGCAGCGCGTTCGCGGCGAACTCCTCGACGACCTCCTCGACGCCCGCGACCGCGACCCCCGCCTGCTGCGCGCCCGTGCGGCCCGGCTGCACGCCGACCTCGACACCACCCATGTTGTCCTGACCGCCCGCCTCGACGGCCCGGCGGCCGACGCCGAGCAGGAGGCCGCCGCCCGCCGCCGGCTGTGGGCCGCGGCCGCCCACCTCGCCGCCACCCGGCACGGCCTGGCCGCGGCCCGCGACGGCGGCACCGTCCTGCTGCTGCCCCTCGGCCCAGGTGACACCGCGACCGACGTGGCCCGCCGCACCGCGCGCCATCTCGGCACCGCCGTCCACGAACCCGTCACCGTGGGCGCCTCCGCCCCCGTCGCCGACCTCCTCGCACACCCCGACGCCTTGGCCACCGCCCATGCCGAGGGCCGCCGCTGTCTCGAGACCCTGCGTCTTCTGGGCCGCTCCGGAGACGGCGCCGCCGCCGAGGACTTCGGCTTCCTCGGACTGCTTCTCGCGGGCGAGCGGGACGTCACCGGCTTCGTCGACCGCACCATCGGCCCGGTGGTGGCGTACGACGAACGGCGCGGTACGGACCTGCTGCGCACCCTCGACGCCTACTTCGCGTGCGGTATGAGCCCGGCCCGCACCAAGGACGAACTCCACGTCCACGTCAACACGGTCGCGCAGCGGCTGGAGCGCGTCTCCCGCCTGCTCGGCGACGACTGGCAGGGCCCCGCCCGCGCCCTGGAGATCCAACTCGCCCTGCGCCTGCGCCGGTTGGCGGCACCGGCACGGCACTGA
- a CDS encoding 3-hydroxybutyrate dehydrogenase gives MTSPSALPGHDAPTLDLGGRTALVTGAAGGIGRACALRLAAAGAKVRAMDRDAAGLEELAEAARGLAGGVEPHVLDLTDLDAAELAAADTDVLVNNAGLQLVRPIEEFPPDVFHTVLTVMLEAPFRLVRGALPHMYGQGWGRIVNVSSVHGLRASAFKSAYVAAKHGLEGLSKTAALEGAPHGVTSNCVNPAYVRTPLVEKQLTDQARAHGIPEERVLTEVLLQDSAVKRLIEPEEVAEAVAYLCGPRASFVTGTSLVLDGGWTAH, from the coding sequence ATGACCTCGCCCAGCGCCCTGCCCGGCCATGACGCCCCCACGCTCGACCTCGGCGGCCGTACCGCCCTCGTCACCGGCGCCGCCGGCGGCATCGGCCGCGCCTGCGCGCTGCGCCTCGCGGCCGCCGGGGCCAAGGTGAGAGCCATGGACCGGGACGCAGCGGGCCTGGAAGAGCTGGCCGAGGCGGCCCGCGGCCTGGCGGGCGGCGTCGAACCGCACGTCCTGGACCTCACCGACCTGGACGCCGCCGAACTCGCCGCCGCCGACACCGACGTCCTGGTCAACAACGCCGGACTTCAACTGGTGCGCCCCATCGAGGAGTTCCCGCCCGATGTCTTCCACACCGTGCTGACCGTGATGCTGGAGGCGCCGTTCCGGCTCGTCCGCGGTGCCCTGCCGCACATGTACGGACAGGGCTGGGGCCGCATCGTCAATGTGTCCTCCGTCCATGGTCTGCGCGCCTCCGCCTTCAAGTCCGCCTATGTGGCCGCCAAACACGGTCTTGAGGGCCTGTCCAAGACGGCCGCCCTCGAAGGCGCGCCCCATGGAGTCACCTCGAACTGTGTGAACCCCGCGTATGTGCGCACCCCACTGGTCGAGAAGCAGCTCACGGACCAGGCCCGTGCGCACGGCATTCCTGAGGAACGCGTGCTGACCGAGGTGCTCCTGCAGGACAGCGCCGTCAAGCGGCTCATCGAACCCGAGGAGGTCGCCGAGGCCGTGGCATACCTGTGCGGCCCTCGGGCGTCCTTCGTCACCGGCACATCGCTGGTCCTCGACGGCGGCTGGACGGCGCACTGA
- a CDS encoding NUDIX hydrolase — MATPDFIRTLRASAGHQLLWLPGVSAVVFDDQGRVLLGQRADNHKWAVLSGIPDPGEQPAACAVREVYEETAVRCVAERIVMVKSGGPVTFGNGDICQFMDITFRCRAVGGEARVNDDESLQVGWFEVDALPEMDERHLIRIKQAMSDEPTWFEPMSFE; from the coding sequence ATGGCTACTCCTGACTTCATCCGTACGCTCCGCGCCTCCGCCGGACACCAGTTGCTGTGGCTCCCCGGAGTCAGCGCCGTGGTCTTCGACGACCAGGGCAGAGTCCTGCTGGGGCAGCGTGCGGACAACCACAAGTGGGCGGTGCTCTCCGGCATCCCGGATCCCGGTGAGCAGCCCGCCGCCTGCGCCGTGCGCGAGGTGTACGAGGAGACCGCCGTGCGGTGCGTGGCCGAGCGGATCGTGATGGTGAAATCGGGAGGGCCGGTCACCTTCGGCAACGGCGACATCTGCCAGTTCATGGACATCACGTTCCGGTGCCGGGCCGTCGGCGGCGAGGCGCGGGTCAACGACGACGAGTCCCTGCAGGTCGGCTGGTTCGAGGTGGACGCGCTGCCGGAGATGGACGAACGCCATCTCATTCGGATCAAGCAGGCCATGTCCGATGAACCCACGTGGTTCGAGCCTATGAGCTTCGAGTGA